DNA from Bacteroides zoogleoformans:
GGTTATACATGGTACTCTTTACGCTCGGCCCTAAGCCGCCGGAGCCTCTGCTGCGGATTCTCCTGAATGCCTTCAACCATCATTACCAGGTCACGCCATTCCATGGGATAGCTGTTTGATTCGGGATCGTATTCCGGCAGTTTGAAGCGACCTGCCTCCAGCCGTTTGACGTACATCACCATGCCGCCGTCTTCCGCATGAAGCAGTTTCATGAGATTGAGGCTGGACCCGACAAAGATGAACACGTCACCGTTCCTCACTTCGCTCTTCATCTTCTCATGCACCAGTCCGCACAGCGAACTGATGCCCTTGCGCATATCTGTCCTGCCGGGACACAGAAAGTAGCGCATCGTATCGTTCAGGCTAAACATGGGCATCTTCGAGACTATGGGTTAGCAGTTCCATCAACAGCTTCTCGGATCCGCTCCCGAAGTGGGCACGGAGACCGTTGGGGGGAAAAGCAGGGCTACACCATGCGGCACCTGTTCACCCAAGGTCAGTTCTGCAGTGGGGCGCTTGAAACTGATGGGAGCCAACTCCTGTTTCAGACTGTCTGTTTCTGCGGCACATTTTTTACGCCAGTAATGATAGGTTGAATAACTTACACCTGCCTGTTGCAGGTACAACTTCAATGGCAGGGCGCTTTGTTGAACCTGCAATTCCAATTCTTCAAATTTGGATCTGTTCATAACAATTAGGGTTTGATTGTTTTCGCGAGTACAAAACTACAATCAAACCCTAAGGGGGGTAATGTGTATTTATTCGAAAGCTTACTCATCATTGAAAGTTTTAACCCGTTGGCGGAATTAAATAGTTGGCAAAATGTATAAGAAAAAGTTGCATATATCGCAGATTTTTAGTAACTTAGAGTATTCAATATTTAAGTTATATAATCTCGTTATGTGCAACTTGTATACAAAGTTCGTCAAAATTCTGGAGATATGCAAGGAATTCTCCGAAGATTTAGTTACTGAAGCTGGAAATGTTCGTCGTCCAGGCCCTGTGCCTCGTTTCTCCGATTTGGAAGTCATCGCATTGAGCATGGCTGCCGAGGCTGAGGAGATAGACAGCGAGAACTGGCTGTTTGAAGCGAAGTTGAAGGAGTGCCGTTCTTCCATCCCCAACCTTATCTCCCGCCGTCAGTTCAACGACCGCCGCAAGTTGGTTAGTGGTCTTTGTGAGCAGATACGCAGCCGCATGGCCAATCATATAGATGGTGGCGAGGATTACTTCTGCATAGACTCAAAGCCAATAGAAGTGTGCCGTGTGGCTCGTGGTAAGAGATGTAAGATGGGACGTATTGGTGATTTCCACAAAGCCCCTGACTTCGGTTATTGTGCATCCCAAGGCAGTTACTTCTTCGGATATAAACTTCACGCACTCTGTGGCTTAAGCGGTGTCATACATTCATACGACCTGTCCAAGGCGAGTGTTCACG
Protein-coding regions in this window:
- the tnpB gene encoding IS66 family insertion sequence element accessory protein TnpB (TnpB, as the term is used for proteins encoded by IS66 family insertion elements, is considered an accessory protein, since TnpC, encoded by a neighboring gene, is a DDE family transposase.), encoding MPMFSLNDTMRYFLCPGRTDMRKGISSLCGLVHEKMKSEVRNGDVFIFVGSSLNLMKLLHAEDGGMVMYVKRLEAGRFKLPEYDPESNSYPMEWRDLVMMVEGIQENPQQRLRRLRAERKEYHV
- the tnpA gene encoding IS66 family insertion sequence element accessory protein TnpA encodes the protein MNRSKFEELELQVQQSALPLKLYLQQAGVSYSTYHYWRKKCAAETDSLKQELAPISFKRPTAELTLGEQVPHGVALLFPPTVSVPTSGADPRSC
- a CDS encoding IS982 family transposase, which encodes MYKKKLHISQIFSNLEYSIFKLYNLVMCNLYTKFVKILEICKEFSEDLVTEAGNVRRPGPVPRFSDLEVIALSMAAEAEEIDSENWLFEAKLKECRSSIPNLISRRQFNDRRKLVSGLCEQIRSRMANHIDGGEDYFCIDSKPIEVCRVARGKRCKMGRIGDFHKAPDFGYCASQGSYFFGYKLHALCGLSGVIHSYDLSKASVHDINYLNDIKPLYHDCSIFGDKGYIGAEIQLDLFETANIRLECPYRLNQKNWKPAFIPFAKARKRIETLFSQLTDQFLVIRNYAKETCGLFARIVGKVSALTALQYINYINNKPIGRIKYALI